The window TCGTGTCGCCCACCAGCAGGCGGCCCTTCAGAAAGGCGCCCACCGCCAGCACACACAGGCGCGCGCGCAGGGACGGGCCTTCCCAGGTGGACAGGGTCACGGTCGCCTCGTCTTCATCCAGCGCCGTCACGGTGCTTTGCAGCAGGTGAATACCGGCGGTTTCTTCGATGCGCGCCTTGACATGGCGGTGAAAGGTCCAGCCGTCAGTGTCGGGGGCCAGGGCCAGGCGCACCTCTTCAAACAGGCTGCCGGGCGCGAATACGGCGCCGGCGGTGGTGGGCTGGTACAGATTGCCCAGGTGGTCCAGGGCCTGCGACACCAGCAGCACGTCCTGCCCCGCGCGGGCCAGCCGCCACGCCAGTTCGGTGCCGGCCAGGCCCGCGCCCACGACGGCCACGTCGTACAGGTGCCCAGGTTGCGGGCGGCTTCGGGGAGAGGCGGGGCCAAACATAGGGCGCAGTCTAGGGTCAGAGACCGGCGCAGGGCCAGGACACGGCGCCCCGTATGCTGTCGGGATGCCCCCTGAGGACGCCCCCAGCAACGCCGGCTACGCCTACCGGGCGGTGGTCCGGCAGGCTGGCACCCTGCTGGACTTTCTAAGTCTGCACTACCCCCACTCGGCGCGGGAGGTCTGGGCTCAGCGGCTGGCGGCAGGTCAGGTGGAGGTTCAGGGCAGGCGCGCTCAGGGGGGCGAGTGCGTGCGCGCCGGGCAGGTCGTGGTGTGGCACCGCCCCCCCTGGCGGGAGGAGACCGCGCCTCTGCACTTTGGGGTGCTGCACGAGGACAGCGCCCTGCTGGCCGTGAACAAGCCTTCCGGACTGCCCACACTGCCGGGCGGAGGCTTTCTGGCCCACACGCTCCTGAGTCTGGTGCGCGCGCAGTATCCGGGGGCCAGTCCCCTGCACCGCCTGGGACGCGGCACCAGCGGCGTGGTGCTATTCGCCCGGACTGGCGAGGCCGGGTCGGCCCTGGCCCGCGCCTGGCGCGACCATGAAGTCACCAAGGTCTACCGCGCCCTGAGCAGCGGTGAGGCCGCGCAGCACACCTACGACATCACCGCGCCCATTGGCCCGGTGCCGCATCCCCGGCTGGGCACGGTGTACGCGGCCCAACCGGAAGGCAAACCCAGTGTCAGCCGGGCACAGGTCAGGCGGCGCACGCCCGGCCAGACCCTCTTTGACGTGCAGATTGCCACCGGGCGCCCCCACCAGATTCGGATTCATCTGGCCAGCATCGGGCATCCGCTGGTTGGCGACCCGCTGTACGGCGCCGGCGGCCTGCCTCTCCCTGACCTGCCTGGGCTGCCCGGCGACCTGGGCTACTGGCTGCACGCCTGGACGCTGGGGTTTCGGCACCCGGTGAGTGGGCAGCACATGCTGGTGGAGGCCGAACCGCCGCCAGAGTTACAGTAAGAGACCGGATGTCGCTGAGGGCAGCTCACACTCCCGAGGCTTTGGTTGTAGGCAACGACCTTCAGAGCTGAACGGGGACTTTCTCAGCCTAATCATCAGGTCGGCGCACTCATGGAAAACCCCGCGTGGATTTCTGCCTGACGGGGCAGCAGCAAGGACAGCGCATTTCAAGGCCACTGCATAAGCCCCTCTACCAGTGCAACGACCCGAGTGAACCTGCCGTCTTCTGGAAGACCTGAAAGCCCAGCCCTGCCCCTTCACCGCTCGGTTTCGGCCGTATACGTGCCGTCAGCTCGGCCCCGGAAGGTCACGGTGCCCTGACGGTCGGTGCGGTAGACCCGCGCGCCCGCCTGCTTGTACAGGTTCAGCGCCTGGGCGGTGGGGTGGCCGTAGGTGTTGCCAGTCCCCACGCTGACCACCACGTTCTCGGGGCGCACGTTGGCCAGCCACGCGGCGCTGTCGCCGTTCG of the Deinococcus betulae genome contains:
- a CDS encoding FAD-dependent oxidoreductase, coding for MFGPASPRSRPQPGHLYDVAVVGAGLAGTELAWRLARAGQDVLLVSQALDHLGNLYQPTTAGAVFAPGSLFEEVRLALAPDTDGWTFHRHVKARIEETAGIHLLQSTVTALDEDEATVTLSTWEGPSLRARLCVLAVGAFLKGRLLVGDTMEEAGRLSEVAYDFLADDLARSGVWLVGAERRAEGEGVEPPYDVRFLTPAPGELDGFRVGRLDRVRMLGQCVPGDHTYASVLNDAARLAADLVTEAGA
- a CDS encoding RluA family pseudouridine synthase, with amino-acid sequence MPPEDAPSNAGYAYRAVVRQAGTLLDFLSLHYPHSAREVWAQRLAAGQVEVQGRRAQGGECVRAGQVVVWHRPPWREETAPLHFGVLHEDSALLAVNKPSGLPTLPGGGFLAHTLLSLVRAQYPGASPLHRLGRGTSGVVLFARTGEAGSALARAWRDHEVTKVYRALSSGEAAQHTYDITAPIGPVPHPRLGTVYAAQPEGKPSVSRAQVRRRTPGQTLFDVQIATGRPHQIRIHLASIGHPLVGDPLYGAGGLPLPDLPGLPGDLGYWLHAWTLGFRHPVSGQHMLVEAEPPPELQ